A part of Phoenix dactylifera cultivar Barhee BC4 chromosome 2, palm_55x_up_171113_PBpolish2nd_filt_p, whole genome shotgun sequence genomic DNA contains:
- the LOC103705142 gene encoding 14 kDa proline-rich protein DC2.15-like has product MASKAFSSTALLLISLNLLFFSLASSHYVPCPPPPYKPKPSPKPSPTPAYPSCPRDALELGVCANVLQGLINLQLGNPPKKPCCSLLEDLVDLEAAVCLCTAIKANILGINLNVPVDLSLLLNYCGKKVPAGYACA; this is encoded by the coding sequence ATGGCTTCCAAAGCCTTTTCCTCCACCGCACTTCTCCTCATCTCTCTCaacctccttttcttctccttggcCTCCTCTCACTACGTCCCATGCCCACCTCCCCCCTACAAGCCCAAACCTTCTCCCAAGCCATCCCCAACGCCAGCCTACCCTTCCTGCCCCAGGGATGCTCTCGAGTTGGGCGTGTGCGCCAACGTGCTCCAAGGCTTGATCAACCTCCAACTTGGTAATCCGCCAAAGAAACCATGCTGCAGCCTTCTCGAGGACCTCGTTGATCTCGAAGCAGCCGTCTGCCTCTGCACTGCCATCAAGGCCAATATCTTGGGCATTAACCTCAACGTCCCCGTCGACCTAAGCCTGCTTCTTAACTACTGCGGCAAGAAGGTCCCAGCCGGATACGCGTGCGCTTAG
- the LOC103705145 gene encoding 14 kDa proline-rich protein DC2.15-like isoform X2, with translation MGITEAMASKPSASAALFLALNLLFFTLTSACSNCISPPPKHPTPTPCPPSGSGSGSGSGSGSGKCPVDALKLGVCADVLNGLIHLKLGKPPKLPCCSLLDGLVDLEAAVCLCTVLKANILGIKLNLPIHLSLLLNYCGKNTPKGFQCP, from the exons ATGGGCATTACTGAAGCCATGGCATCCAAGCCCTCAGCCTCAGCTGCCCTCTTCCTTGCCCTCaatctcctcttcttcaccctCACCAGTGCATGTAGCAACTGCATCAGCCCACCCCCGAAGCACCCCACGCCCACCCCATGCCCTCC CTCCGGCTCCGGCTCCGGCTCCGGCTCCGGCTCCGGCAGTGGCAAGTGCCCTGTCGATGCACTCAAGCTAGGCGTCTGTGCCGACGTGCTGAACGGCTTGATCCACCTTAAGCTTGGCAAGCCACCCAAGCTGCCCTGCTGCTCTTTGCTTGATGGACTCGTCGACCTCGAGGCTGCCGTCTGCCTCTGCACTGTACTCAAGGCTAACATTCTGGGGATCAAGCTTAACCTCCCCATCCACCTTAGCCTGCTGCTTAACTACTGTGGAAAGAATACCCCCAAAGGATTCCAGTGCCCTTGA
- the LOC103705145 gene encoding 14 kDa proline-rich protein DC2.15-like isoform X1, with amino-acid sequence MGITEAMASKPSASAALFLALNLLFFTLTSACSNCISPPPKHPTPTPCPPSGSGSGSGSGSGSGSGSGSGSGSGKCPVDALKLGVCADVLNGLIHLKLGKPPKLPCCSLLDGLVDLEAAVCLCTVLKANILGIKLNLPIHLSLLLNYCGKNTPKGFQCP; translated from the coding sequence ATGGGCATTACTGAAGCCATGGCATCCAAGCCCTCAGCCTCAGCTGCCCTCTTCCTTGCCCTCaatctcctcttcttcaccctCACCAGTGCATGTAGCAACTGCATCAGCCCACCCCCGAAGCACCCCACGCCCACCCCATGCCCTCCCTCCGGCTCCGGCTCCGGCTCCGGTTCCGGCTCCGGCTCCGGCTCCGGCTCCGGCTCCGGCTCCGGCAGTGGCAAGTGCCCTGTCGATGCACTCAAGCTAGGCGTCTGTGCCGACGTGCTGAACGGCTTGATCCACCTTAAGCTTGGCAAGCCACCCAAGCTGCCCTGCTGCTCTTTGCTTGATGGACTCGTCGACCTCGAGGCTGCCGTCTGCCTCTGCACTGTACTCAAGGCTAACATTCTGGGGATCAAGCTTAACCTCCCCATCCACCTTAGCCTGCTGCTTAACTACTGTGGAAAGAATACCCCCAAAGGATTCCAGTGCCCTTGA
- the LOC103705143 gene encoding 14 kDa proline-rich protein DC2.15-like, which produces MASKNSASAALFLALNLLFFALVSGCGVCPGPTPKPPSRSKGKCPIDTLKLGVCANVLNGLINLNLGKPPKKPCCSLIKGLADLEAAVCLCTALKANILGIKLNIPVDLSLLINYCGKKVPTGFQCP; this is translated from the coding sequence ATGGCATCCAAGAACTCAGCATCGGCTGCCCTCTTCCTTGCTCTCAACCTCCTCTTCTTTGCTCTGGTTAGCGGCTGTGGTGTTTGCCCTGGCCCAACCCCCAAGCCCCCGAGCCGCTCCAAGGGCAAGTGCCCCATTGACACCCTCAAGCTAGGCGTGTGCGCCAACGTGCTCAACGGCCTCATCAACCTCAACCTCGGCAAGCCACCCAAGAAGCCATGCTGCTCTCTCATCAAAGGCCTCGCTGACCTCGAGGCCGCCGTCTGCCTCTGCACCGCACTCAAGGCCAATATTCTCGGCATTAAGCTCAACATTCCCGTCGACCTCAGCTTGCTCATCAACTACTGTGGGAAGAAGGTCCCCACCGGTTTTCAGTGCCCTTAA
- the LOC103705144 gene encoding 14 kDa proline-rich protein DC2.15-like encodes MTAEAMASKPSASAALFLALNLLLFASASACETCPSPSPSKGRCPMNTLKLGVCADVLKALIVNIGKPPKKPCCTLLEGLVDLEAAVCLCTALKANILGIKLNIPVDLSLLLNYCGKKVPKGFQCP; translated from the coding sequence ATGACAGCAGAAGCCATGGCATCCAAGCCCTCAGCGTCAGCTGCCCTCTTCCTCGCCCtcaacctcctcctcttcgCCTCGGCCAGTGCCTGCGAAACGTGCCCCAGCCCAAGCCCTTCCAAGGGCAGATGCCCCATGAACACCCTTAAGCTAGGTGTGTGCGCCGACGTGCTGAAAGCTTTGATCGTTAACATCGGCAAGCCACCCAAGAAGCCCTGCTGCACTCTGCTCGAAGGCCTCGTCGACCTCGAGGCTGCCGTATGCCTCTGCACTGCACTTAAGGCCAATATCCTGGGGATCAAGCTCAACATCCCCGTCGACCTCAGCCTGCTCCTTAACTACTGTGGGAAGAAGGTACCGAAAGGCTTCCAGTGcccttaa